GATGAACCTGGCCTTGGCGGAAAACGCGCCTCATCACATCCCCACGTTTCTTGCAGGTTAATTGCAATGAAACAATATCTGTTGCTTTATCATCACACAACTGAGAGCAGCTGAGGGCATGACGCGAAGTCGCCACATGCGGTGGCTTGTTGATGACCAAAAGATCATCATCTTCGTATACAACTGGGAAAATTGGCAGGGGGGATTTTAAGGGATCTCCCGCACGCATTGTCTCGGCGGCTCTTACGCATTCGTGTTCGGGGGGAAGTCTCACTACTACACGCATATGGCCCTCCGGTGCGGCACCAATGTCTGCACACTCTGGTCTCTTCTCCAATAGCGTCCTCCAGTAGGAACAGTGCGGTGCTAGCGCGAGCAACTGCTCCATGACTGACCGGTCGGTCAGCTGCAGAAGAAAACTAATCTCCGCTGGTCGCTCGAGATCCGAGTGGGACTCACCACACTCTTCAATGAAGTGAGGGAAACTTGAGTGGCTGGGATCCAACTCACCCTCACTCAACAACTTGGCATACTGAAGTAACAGGCGGTTGTCTACGAGGTTGCGCTTTGGATCTTTTAAAGCACACGACAATGCCGTGCAGTACACAACAGCTTCGTCAACATTCGTAGAAACTTCCCTTTCCGCCTGTGTATTTGTTTCACCAGCCCCACCTATGGCAAAGGCAGAGGAAAACCACGGCCGCTCCAGATCAGTAAGGCACCAGTTGCTCAGGCAGTCGACAGCAACACGGCGTGGAAGCAACCGCTTGCGACAGATCACATCTGTAATAACTTCTGCTCTCTCCAACGGCCACATAGTATCGCTAAGAAATTGGCAACTCCAGCGCTGAATGGCTGCAGCATCTGTTGGGAAAACTATACTGGGGTCAATGTTGAAACGACACGCCACGACAATCGATTCGCGCACAGCTGTTCTCTCCTGCACTGCAGAGGCTGTGGCACACGCATCCGGCGCAGGGCTTGTCCTGGAGGTTGCGGTAGCCGTTGCATCTCCCAAACCCCACAGTCTGTTGCGCAATCGTATGGCCACTTGAGTGGCACATGTCTCTGACGCTGGTGCCACCTCATCCTTTGCTGCAAACCCCTCTAGAAACGATAAAACAGCGGCAGGCTTATCAAGCCGTACCAGACGTGCCAGAGCCGTTGCTGCGGCACTCCCAAGTGAGGGGAGTTCCGCATTCATTGCCATGGCGAGTGCGGCAGCCGGATTAAGTTTAGAAAGTTCCTCCACAACACCGCGGTATTGTGCTATCTCATTATCGGTATACTTACCTCCTTTTTGCAGCAGTTCCTTGGTAAAGGCTTCCACAAGCTTGAGATCGTGAGCCATTAAACGTCCCTCCACTTTCGAGAGAAACCGTGACTGGCGACTCGCCAGCTCGGCAACCGCAGCAGCGGCGCTGCGCTTTACAAAAAGCGGCGCGCGCTGTTCCACATTAAACAATGCTTCCGTACCGAAAGTAAGGGACGACGGCGACAATGACGCCGCAGAGATCCTCTTAGCCTCCCGTACATGAGCTAACGCTTCGGTTTTAGGGAGTTCACTCAGAACTTGTAATAACGCAGCAGTATGTAGTAGTTGCAACTTCACCCTTGTGCCTGAGCCGTCGATGAAGGAAGCATCAAGAAAACACGTCGAAACACCGTGTGGGGCGGATAAACCTTCCAATTTCCGAAGGATAGCGGTGGATGACCGCCTCACGAGCCCACGAGCGTGATGCATGCGTGAAAACGAGAAAAGCACACCCTGCAGACCCCTTTTCCGCCACCTCAAATGCTGGGAACATTTCAGCCCGTTTATTAGGCAATGTTCacgatttaaaaaataaaaaaagaaaagaggcgGAATTTGCATTGGTAATGAAGCAGAAAAATCGATGGGCAGAGTTGACgctggaagggaaggaaacggAAAAGGCTTTAGAAAGTTGGATCGCAGCAGCAccaccaccttttttttaacaaaCATTGCAAATGAATCGTGGAACCGCTGCGGCGAAGTTTTTGTCCACTCTCTATCGTTATTGCGCTCAGTTTAAACAATCAGGACAGAGAacgcccccccccaaaaaaaaaaatgaagaaaaaaacggggAAACGaatagagggaaagaaaaatcaactACAACAGGCAGCggacgcacaaaaaaaacgttagAAATGACGCACTGCACAACAATACCAGCCCTCCCACTCTTCACGTATCTTTTCGCCCCTAAAGCATTTAGCCTTTGCGCGACACACCTCGTGAGACACGTTGTTGTTGACCTGTGGCGTAGCAAATGAAGCGAAATAAGCCAAATTTTCTAGCTTTTATCAAGCAGATACGGCTTAAAACTAAAGTGGTGTGAGCATATGTTAAAAggatttcctctttttttttggttctgttttttttttttgaaataaaaaaaaatcgaccaaaggggggaagaaccGACCACATTGGTCTTCTAGCGAAACCTGGTGGCACCGTCTACGAAAACGAGCTTGACTGGTCGGGaggagaaagagggggaaactaTAAATTTTATGTAATCCAAATCCCCTGCATCGAATATCgtccccccacacacacacctcaccTCTAGTGAGATTCACTGAAACTGCCGTCAATGCTGGTTGTGTCCTCTTCCGTGCTTCCGCTAACCGACGTGGACGAGGAGGAAAGAACCCCactgcagcggaagcaccgGATGTAGTACACATTGCGTCGCACATCCATTCCTTCCGTCTCCATTCCAGGATAGTTCCGGTGGATGTGAAGAAAATTGACTCCATCGTTGTCAAGATCAAGGTAGTCCTTGTCAAGGCAATCGAAACAAAACGCTGCTGGGCACTCATAACACATAAATAGCGCCCCATCTGTTGTCGCAACCTTTTCGCAAAGGTCGCATCTGTGACGTGGGCACGTCCAATTCCGCGGGGCCGAAACACCCTCCGGTAGGACGCGCTCGTTAGCACACTCTGCATGATAGGCTTTCGTGCACCAAGAACAATGGAAAAGAGGTTGTAATGGCCGCATCCCCTCCCCGCACACAAAGCACTCATGGGTGACACCAATTGTCACCCGAGCAACGCGACCGATGGGCTTTGCCGAAAGCATAGTTGATGCTCCTCCCGCCTCCATGCGCAAAATATCATCAACTATCGCATCGTCCTCGGCGTTGCTCTGATCTTGGggggaaacgaaaggaacTTGAGCACTCTCCACACCCTCACCTGCACCGGAATCGATAACAACGGGGTCATCTTTTTTCATCCCCTGCTGTTCTTCAGTTAGTCCGTCGCGGTGATCCTTCGACCCGACACTCCAGTGTTCTTCCCTGTTCTCACCGCTTGTTGATGTCGAAAAAAGTTGTTGAATGTAACTACCCGGTATTTCTGTAGCTGAATTATCATCACCCACTGCAGCGCCATCTACGACAAACTCGCCTAAGGAGAGCCTCCGCAAGGCGATGTCTTGAATACGCTCCTCAACTGTCTCTTTGCAACAAAGACGAAACACGCGGACGGTGCGCGTTTGCCCAATGCGGTGCGCCCTGTCGGCAGCCTGTCTGTCCATTTGCGGATTGAAGTTAGCGTCAAAGAGAATAACGATATCAGCGCCAGTAAGAGTTATCCCAACTCCCCCTGACATTGTGGAAATAAGGAACACAAACACTTTGGATGCCGGTCCGTTGAAACGCGCCATCGAGAGCTCACGCTCTACTCGCTGTGCACTGCCATCTATACGCTCATGACTGTAGTCACGCAGGATGCAAAGCCCTTGCAAAAGGTCCAGGACACATGTGAAGTTCGAGAAAATAAGACACCGGTGACCGTTCATATGGAATTCACGCAACATACGATCAAGCTCTATCATCTTCCCGCTTGGTGCTATGATCGATCTCTCATCTAGCGAAATACCACATGCCGACAGTCGGTCCTCCACTCTAGTAAGAGAGTCCCGCCCCTCCATGGTTAGCAGACGGAGCGCAAGTGGGTGACTGCAAATCACTCGTTGATGTGCCAAATGGTTCTGGAATACACCACCATCCTCCCTGAGAGCCCGTTCCGTCATTCTCAACAGCAGCGCCCGTTGTATTCTCGTAGGTTCCACCATAATGACTGGTTCGTCCACACGCGGGGGGATGCCAAGATCGGTGGTAGACTTCGTTCGCCGCAGCATAACGTGTTGCAGAAGCTTTGCACAGTTGTTTGCGGCCGAAATGGTATCACCACCGTTCCTCTCGTAGAGGGCGCAAAATGAGGGATAAAGGAACATCATTATACTCCACACCTCCTTCACAGAATTTTGAATCGGTGTGCCCGTCATGGCTAACCGGAAGCACGCTGTGATCCTCCGAGCCACATGAGAGATTGTCGCCGTGCTTTCCTTCAGCATGTGTGCCTCATCCACAACGGCAACCACCCACGACCGCTTACAAAAGAAACCTCGATCTCTACGTAAAATCGCGGGAGTAGTAACAAAAACGCCGCGCTTACTACCCCTTCCACCGCGGAGCATCGCTCGTTCTTTGCCGTCACCGTTGTAACTCACCACATGTAGCGTAGGTGCCCATCGGGACAACTCCCGCGCCCAACCTGTGACGGTGTTAAGGGGCACCACAATTAGGTGAGGGCCACCAACGTTGTAAAGTGTCTTTAAACCGTTGAGGAACGCCGAAACTTGTGCCGTTTTCCCCAGACCCATGTCATCACCAAGAACGCTGGGCATTCCACTATGAAAACGATTTACCAAAAATTGGACTCCATCGAACTGGTATGGACGTAGCACGTACCCGTCAGGGGAATTCGTTGTTTCACGACTCAATATTTTTGGTGGAAGGAACTGAGATGACTGCACCCCGTCCTGGATCAAACGCATCGTCTTGCTTGTGAAAAAGGGCTGGTAAGTACATGCCAGTTCCACATCTTTGGAAAGTTCCCAAAGAAAATGTCGCTCGAACCGTTCGGCCAACTCTTCTCGGTCGGCATTGGAAAGCTTTTCCCATAGGACATCGCCCAGTGACACCTGGTTCTGTTTCACCTTGTCGTCCACATCGGCAGAAACATTGGCCACATCATTTTCCTCCGACGTGACATCGGTCGAACTTTCTTGTCGAACTGGTGGGTCTTTAGGGCGGACAAAAACCTTGCCCCTGTCACCAAGAAGAAGCCGcagctcttcctcctcttcctccccatCATCAGGAAGCAAGAGGACCTTCACGGGACTCGATGAAACAGTGGCAACATTCGTCCAATCCTCCTCTTCGGCAGCACCGACCAAGCTTGTTACATCATGGTCGCTCGCCCCCACATCCGCCACAGGTGTTTCCGCTTCGGAATTCAGTGCTGAGAAATCAACGAAGGTGCGGTTCCGTTTGAGACTCGCACGAGCCGGATTTCGGCTCTCTAGAAAGGCAGCAACGGGGTTCTCAAACTTCATCGGTGTGCCTGTGTGATAAATTCCCTGTTTTCTTGCAGTAAAACACCGACAAATCACCAATGAAAGGGTAAACGTTAGGTAGTAAAAAGTAGCAACGTGGATTCCAGTACAAAGATGCCCGCTTCAGACAAAACACTAGTGAACCCCCCTCACAGTTATTAAGGTTTCAAGATTTATTCAATCATAATTGAAGAATAACACAAATGTAGAAACGTTAAGTACGAATGACGTGGCGATAACACCGACTCACCACCCATTGGACATGTTCGAAAGACCGAGCGATTCACCACGCCATCACATTGCgcaaacacataaacatgTTTGCGAAACAGGGTGCTACAATCAACATAATTTCCGATAAATTCTTCTTTGAAATAAAAGGTGTCCTCACGCAACGGCTTTCGGTACTGTATACGCTTCAGGACTACGCACGCCTTCACTAAACCCGCTCGTCACCCAATTCGCCCTCCAGGG
Above is a window of Trypanosoma brucei brucei TREU927 chromosome 3, complete sequence DNA encoding:
- a CDS encoding transcription activator, putative (Predicted DC1 (Divergent C1) Pfam domain (PF03107) below Pfam recommended threshold at residues 795-825 (pers. comm. K. Mensa-Wilmot, University of Georgia); similar to Possible global transcription activator SNF2L1. (Swiss-Prot:P28370) [Homo sapiens]), with product MKFENPVAAFLESRNPARASLKRNRTFVDFSALNSEAETPVADVGASDHDVTSLVGAAEEEDWTNVATVSSSPVKVLLLPDDGEEEEEELRLLLGDRGKVFVRPKDPPVRQESSTDVTSEENDVANVSADVDDKVKQNQVSLGDVLWEKLSNADREELAERFERHFLWELSKDVELACTYQPFFTSKTMRLIQDGVQSSQFLPPKILSRETTNSPDGYVLRPYQFDGVQFLVNRFHSGMPSVLGDDMGLGKTAQVSAFLNGLKTLYNVGGPHLIVVPLNTVTGWARELSRWAPTLHVVSYNGDGKERAMLRGGRGSKRGVFVTTPAILRRDRGFFCKRSWVVAVVDEAHMLKESTATISHVARRITACFRLAMTGTPIQNSVKEVWSIMMFLYPSFCALYERNGGDTISAANNCAKLLQHVMLRRTKSTTDLGIPPRVDEPVIMVEPTRIQRALLLRMTERALREDGGVFQNHLAHQRVICSHPLALRLLTMEGRDSLTRVEDRLSACGISLDERSIIAPSGKMIELDRMLREFHMNGHRCLIFSNFTCVLDLLQGLCILRDYSHERIDGSAQRVERELSMARFNGPASKVFVFLISTMSGGVGITLTGADIVILFDANFNPQMDRQAADRAHRIGQTRTVRVFRLCCKETVEERIQDIALRRLSLGEFVVDGAAVGDDNSATEIPGSYIQQLFSTSTSGENREEHWSVGSKDHRDGLTEEQQGMKKDDPVVIDSGAGEGVESAQVPFVSPQDQSNAEDDAIVDDILRMEAGGASTMLSAKPIGRVARVTIGVTHECFVCGEGMRPLQPLFHCSWCTKAYHAECANERVLPEGVSAPRNWTCPRHRCDLCEKVATTDGALFMCYECPAAFCFDCLDKDYLDLDNDGVNFLHIHRNYPGMETEGMDVRRNVYYIRCFRCSGVLSSSSTSVSGSTEEDTTSIDGSFSESH
- a CDS encoding hypothetical protein, conserved (similar to Ribosomal large subunit pseudouridine synthase D (EC 4.2.1.70)(Pseudouridylate synthase) (Uracil hydrolyase). (Swiss-Prot:P50513) {Zymomonas mobilis}) → MFVKKKVVVLLRSNFLKPFPFPSLPASTLPIDFSASLPMQIPPLFFFYFLNREHCLINGLKCSQHLRWRKRGLQGVLFSFSRMHHARGLVRRSSTAILRKLEGLSAPHGVSTCFLDASFIDGSGTRVKLQLLHTAALLQVLSELPKTEALAHVREAKRISAASLSPSSLTFGTEALFNVEQRAPLFVKRSAAAAVAELASRQSRFLSKVEGRLMAHDLKLVEAFTKELLQKGGKYTDNEIAQYRGVVEELSKLNPAAALAMAMNAELPSLGSAAATALARLVRLDKPAAVLSFLEGFAAKDEVAPASETCATQVAIRLRNRLWGLGDATATATSRTSPAPDACATASAVQERTAVRESIVVACRFNIDPSIVFPTDAAAIQRWSCQFLSDTMWPLERAEVITDVICRKRLLPRRVAVDCLSNWCLTDLERPWFSSAFAIGGAGETNTQAEREVSTNVDEAVVYCTALSCALKDPKRNLVDNRLLLQYAKLLSEGELDPSHSSFPHFIEECGESHSDLERPAEISFLLQLTDRSVMEQLLALAPHCSYWRTLLEKRPECADIGAAPEGHMRVVVRLPPEHECVRAAETMRAGDPLKSPLPIFPVVYEDDDLLVINKPPHVATSRHALSCSQLCDDKATDIVSLQLTCKKRGDVMRRVFRQGQVHRLDTETSGCLIMAKSDVAASSLRHQMGTSAAYSQSSKIYLALCAVVESNLTNIPLNGVLRDPADAKITTKYRIVHFYKRFRVALVEARIQQGKKHQIRRHLAAVGLPILQDVEHGGAACCSPLLQRVALHASSVTVVHPRTAEVLTCVAPLPEDMRSAIFRLSCE